One window from the genome of Desulfuromonadaceae bacterium encodes:
- the gcvH gene encoding glycine cleavage system protein GcvH, producing MEFPDELKYTEEHEWVLVEDDSVTVGITDFAQDALGDVVFVELPDVGEMVELGKPFGVVESVKAVSDIYAPVSGEVIEINEALTDEPEVVNSSPYEDAWMIKIKPSNPEEFNDLLSVDEYRALTEED from the coding sequence ATGGAATTTCCGGACGAGTTGAAGTACACCGAAGAGCATGAATGGGTGTTGGTTGAGGACGACAGTGTGACGGTCGGTATTACTGATTTTGCCCAGGATGCGCTGGGGGATGTGGTTTTTGTCGAACTCCCCGATGTCGGCGAGATGGTGGAGCTGGGCAAGCCGTTCGGCGTGGTCGAATCGGTCAAGGCGGTCTCCGATATCTATGCCCCGGTCAGTGGCGAGGTGATCGAAATCAATGAGGCGTTGACTGACGAGCCGGAAGTGGTCAATTCCTCCCCCTACGAGGATGCCTGGATGATCAAGATCAAACCGAGCAATCCGGAGGAATTCAACGATCTGCTGTCGGTCGATGAATATCGCGCCCTGACCGAAGAGGACTGA
- the gcvT gene encoding glycine cleavage system aminomethyltransferase GcvT, with translation MLKVTPLNRVHRALGARMVDFGGWDMPVQYAGVIEEHLATRAAAGLFDVSHMGEVEVSGANALDYIQHLTLNDAARLVDGQVQYNAICYPDGGVVDDVTVYRFSATYYLFCVNASNTDKDFAWMEKVLAERDFGNVVLRNRSDEFAQLALQGPLAEQILARLTTVDLGAIRYYHFNAGEVAGSETIISRTGYTGEDGFELYCAAADAEKVWHALMTAGADDGLMPIGLGARDTLRLEMKYALYGHELSERITPLEAGLGWITKLDKGDFIGGAALRQQKEAGVPRTLVALRITESGIPRADYPLFCGEREVGVVTSGTMSPSLRCGIGLGLVARDCAAIGTQLTVGIRKKRVAAQIVKPPFIDR, from the coding sequence ATGTTGAAGGTAACACCGTTGAACCGGGTGCATCGTGCGTTGGGCGCACGGATGGTCGATTTTGGTGGCTGGGATATGCCGGTGCAGTATGCCGGGGTGATCGAAGAGCATCTCGCCACCCGCGCGGCAGCAGGACTGTTCGATGTGTCCCACATGGGGGAGGTCGAAGTCAGTGGTGCCAACGCGCTCGACTATATTCAGCATCTGACCCTCAATGATGCTGCCAGACTGGTCGACGGGCAGGTGCAGTACAATGCTATCTGTTACCCTGACGGGGGGGTGGTCGATGATGTGACGGTCTATCGTTTCAGTGCGACGTACTACCTGTTTTGTGTCAATGCGTCGAATACCGATAAAGATTTTGCCTGGATGGAAAAAGTTCTTGCGGAACGCGATTTTGGCAATGTGGTGCTGCGCAATCGCAGTGATGAATTTGCCCAACTGGCGTTGCAGGGGCCGCTGGCAGAACAGATTCTGGCACGACTCACCACGGTCGATCTGGGGGCGATCCGTTACTACCATTTCAATGCCGGGGAGGTGGCGGGCAGCGAGACGATTATTTCCCGCACCGGTTATACGGGCGAGGATGGCTTTGAGCTTTACTGTGCCGCTGCCGACGCGGAAAAGGTGTGGCATGCCCTGATGACGGCCGGCGCGGACGACGGTCTGATGCCGATCGGTCTCGGCGCGCGTGACACGCTGCGTCTGGAAATGAAATACGCCCTTTACGGCCACGAACTTTCCGAGCGGATCACGCCGCTGGAAGCGGGGCTGGGCTGGATCACCAAACTCGACAAGGGGGATTTCATCGGTGGCGCTGCACTGCGCCAGCAAAAGGAGGCCGGTGTACCGCGCACGCTGGTGGCACTGCGCATCACCGAATCCGGTATCCCGCGCGCCGATTACCCGCTCTTTTGCGGTGAGCGCGAGGTTGGGGTGGTGACCAGCGGCACGATGTCGCCGTCGTTGCGCTGCGGGATCGGTCTGGGGCTGGTGGCGCGTGACTGCGCCGCGATCGGGACGCAATTAACGGTCGGTATTCGTAAAAAACGGGTCGCGGCGCAGATCGTTAAACCGCCTTTTATCGACAGATAA
- a CDS encoding methylenetetrahydrofolate reductase produces MSTLRQKIEAGTFVITAEVAPPKGVDVTTALATVRSLVGIDAVNVTDNQGANMRMSSLALASLLPREGIEPILQLTCRDRNRMALQSDLLGAAALGVTNLLLISGDHPGFGDHPQARAVFDLDSVQLLQTVGRLNSGEDLSGAKLTGVPQFFAGAAMTPEAEPFELIFQKYRKKVEAGAHFFQTQAVYDLARMEHFMAAARPLGRPVLLGVLLLRSAGMARFLNAHIPGVRVSAALIERLAAAKNPLDEGIAIAREQVAYAREHCQGVHLMTLGHEDRIPAILR; encoded by the coding sequence ATGAGTACCTTACGCCAGAAGATCGAAGCGGGCACTTTCGTGATTACGGCGGAGGTGGCGCCCCCCAAGGGGGTTGATGTGACAACAGCGCTGGCGACGGTGCGGTCGCTGGTCGGGATCGACGCGGTGAATGTCACCGACAATCAGGGGGCCAACATGCGCATGAGTTCGTTGGCACTGGCGTCCTTGTTGCCGCGCGAAGGGATCGAGCCGATTCTGCAGCTGACCTGTCGCGACCGTAACCGCATGGCGTTGCAATCTGACCTGCTCGGTGCGGCGGCGCTCGGTGTCACGAATCTGCTGCTGATCTCCGGCGACCACCCCGGCTTTGGTGATCATCCCCAGGCGCGGGCGGTATTTGATCTTGATTCCGTGCAGTTGTTGCAGACGGTGGGGCGGTTGAACAGCGGAGAGGATCTTTCCGGGGCGAAGTTGACCGGTGTGCCACAGTTTTTTGCCGGTGCGGCAATGACGCCGGAAGCGGAACCGTTTGAGCTGATTTTTCAGAAATACCGTAAAAAAGTGGAGGCCGGGGCACATTTTTTTCAAACCCAGGCGGTTTACGATCTGGCCAGAATGGAGCACTTCATGGCTGCCGCGCGGCCGCTGGGGCGACCGGTACTCCTCGGCGTGCTGTTGTTGCGGAGTGCGGGGATGGCACGTTTTCTCAATGCCCATATCCCCGGTGTCCGGGTCAGCGCGGCGTTGATCGAGCGCCTTGCCGCCGCCAAGAATCCTCTCGATGAAGGGATTGCAATCGCGCGTGAGCAGGTCGCCTATGCCCGCGAACACTGCCAGGGCGTGCATCTGATGACCCTCGGGCATGAAGACCGGATCCCTGCTATCCTGCGCTGA
- a CDS encoding methylenetetrahydrofolate reductase C-terminal domain-containing protein yields the protein MIISEQKSQTELLAQLTEKEHIFLIGCAACATACKVGGEEEVFQMQEWLQTLGKEVTGSVVIDEACHIMRAGRDLRHHKVAVAAADALLVLACGAGVQSISACSEKRVVGGLNSLFLGNIRRLGQFEEKCSLCGECILNETAGICPVTICAKGLLNGPCGGVEDGKCETDRELDCAWHLIFERLKVQGRSGVFARIVEPKNWGKKFKPGRHENRK from the coding sequence ATGATCATCAGTGAACAAAAAAGCCAGACTGAACTGCTTGCCCAACTGACGGAGAAAGAGCATATTTTTCTGATCGGTTGCGCGGCCTGTGCGACGGCTTGCAAGGTTGGCGGCGAGGAAGAAGTCTTCCAGATGCAGGAATGGCTGCAAACCCTCGGCAAAGAGGTGACCGGCAGCGTGGTGATCGATGAGGCGTGTCACATCATGCGCGCCGGGCGCGACCTGCGCCACCACAAAGTGGCGGTCGCCGCTGCCGATGCCCTGCTGGTGCTGGCGTGTGGTGCGGGGGTCCAGTCGATCTCAGCGTGCAGTGAAAAGCGCGTGGTCGGCGGACTTAACAGTCTGTTTCTCGGCAATATCCGCCGGTTAGGTCAGTTTGAGGAAAAATGTTCTCTGTGTGGCGAGTGTATCCTCAATGAAACGGCCGGTATCTGTCCGGTGACGATCTGTGCCAAGGGGTTGCTGAACGGACCGTGCGGCGGGGTGGAAGACGGCAAGTGCGAGACCGACCGGGAGCTGGACTGCGCCTGGCATCTGATCTTTGAACGACTCAAGGTACAGGGGCGGAGCGGAGTTTTTGCGCGCATCGTGGAACCGAAAAACTGGGGGAAAAAATTTAAACCGGGGCGCCATGAAAACAGGAAATAA
- the folD gene encoding bifunctional methylenetetrahydrofolate dehydrogenase/methenyltetrahydrofolate cyclohydrolase FolD: MGKIIDGKAIAATMRETIKADVETLTAQGVTPGLAVVLVGEDPASRVYVSMKEKACEQAGIFSDEHKLSAATTEAQLLALIDEINNDARIDGILVQLPLPPHIDESKILEAISPAKDADGFHPYNVGRLVTGNPLFQPCTPYGVMKMLEHTGVDLKGKEVVVVGRSNIVGKPVALMCLAEHATVTICHSRTRDLAAQVGRADVVIAAVGQPEMIKGAWIKEGAVVIDVGVNRVGDKKLVGDVEFAAAKERASAITPVPGGVGPMTITMLLYNTVESAKRRARR, translated from the coding sequence ATGGGTAAAATCATCGATGGCAAGGCGATCGCCGCGACGATGCGCGAGACGATCAAGGCAGATGTGGAGACGTTGACGGCGCAAGGGGTGACCCCCGGTTTGGCGGTGGTGCTGGTCGGCGAGGATCCGGCGAGTCGGGTCTATGTGTCGATGAAGGAAAAGGCGTGCGAGCAGGCCGGAATTTTTTCCGACGAACACAAGCTGTCCGCCGCAACGACCGAAGCTCAACTGTTGGCGTTGATCGATGAAATCAACAACGATGCGCGCATCGACGGCATTCTGGTGCAGCTGCCGCTGCCGCCGCATATCGACGAAAGTAAAATTCTCGAAGCGATTTCCCCGGCCAAGGATGCTGATGGCTTCCACCCGTATAATGTCGGGCGACTGGTGACCGGCAACCCCCTCTTTCAGCCGTGTACCCCTTATGGGGTGATGAAGATGCTCGAACATACCGGCGTTGACCTGAAGGGGAAAGAGGTGGTGGTGGTCGGACGGTCGAATATCGTTGGCAAACCGGTGGCGCTGATGTGTCTGGCCGAGCACGCGACGGTAACGATCTGTCATTCGCGCACCCGCGATCTTGCTGCCCAGGTCGGGCGTGCCGACGTGGTGATTGCCGCTGTCGGACAACCGGAGATGATCAAGGGTGCCTGGATCAAGGAAGGTGCGGTAGTTATCGATGTCGGGGTCAATCGCGTGGGGGATAAAAAACTGGTCGGTGATGTCGAATTTGCCGCGGCCAAAGAACGCGCCAGTGCCATTACTCCAGTGCCGGGCGGGGTCGGTCCGATGACGATCACCATGCTGCTCTACAATACGGTTGAAAGCGCCAAGCGCCGCGCCCGCAGATAA
- a CDS encoding zinc ribbon domain-containing protein yields the protein MPMYEYQCEACGLVFEARQKFSDAPLTECRACQGQVKKLISQNGFALKGGGWFDQGYGAQGAAPCAAAEAGGGCAGCPKAVNA from the coding sequence ATGCCAATGTACGAATATCAATGTGAAGCATGCGGGCTGGTTTTTGAGGCTCGCCAGAAATTTTCAGATGCGCCGCTGACTGAATGTCGCGCGTGCCAGGGGCAGGTCAAGAAGCTCATCTCCCAGAACGGATTTGCTCTTAAGGGGGGCGGCTGGTTCGACCAGGGCTATGGTGCGCAAGGTGCCGCACCCTGTGCTGCGGCAGAAGCGGGTGGCGGTTGCGCCGGTTGCCCGAAAGCGGTCAACGCATAA